From Hydra vulgaris chromosome 07, alternate assembly HydraT2T_AEP, a single genomic window includes:
- the LOC136082383 gene encoding uncharacterized protein LOC136082383 has translation MKELHIEFKKKYNYLKVGFSKFCELRPKWCIPVGGASGLHAVCVCQYHQNVKLLVQKIPGISDYKILLKLMVCSIENRDCMLHSCDKCPAKKVLLDYIDTLFTEKEISEVNFYQWQKSNYQCTLVPATLPLDEFIEMVYEQLDSLRVHHFISKSQATYYQHLKTNLKENQALVLLDFAENYSFLIQDAVQGFHWNNSQATVHPFVAYFIKDGKLDSQSYCVISDHLKHGTDAVHCFIGNVIDKLKQLQTFEHIIYFSDGAALQYKNYKNLINLCYHKHDFDMTAEWHFFATSHGKSPCDGVGGTVKRLVARASLQSLNDPIDTPSKMYSWCVQHVKGISFFFVDKVSIEIHTANFNLEERYRSCSTIPGTRNHHSFIPMSLTSIKIRRVSFDIICTNVDFSTCRIYINKISSYSPGEYVACVYDAQWYLGNILSISEEHQDLNMKFMKKSLCNKFTWPCRDDLCWVPLMHILRKVQSLKVQSNSGRFYSIDLKEINEIILLFEKFNFL, from the coding sequence ATGAAAGAGCTacatattgagtttaaaaagaaatataattatcttaaagttggattttcaaaattttgtgagCTAAGGCCCAAGTGGTGCATTCCTGTGGGTGGTGCTTCTGGTCTGCATGCAGTTTGTGTTTGCCAGtaccatcaaaatgtaaagCTCCTTGTACAGAAAATTCCTGGAATTTCTGATtacaaaatcttattaaaattaatggtttGTAGCATTGAAAATAGAGATTGTATGCTGCATAGCTGCGATAAATGTCCTGCTAAAAAGGTTTTGTTAGACTACATTGACACTTTGTTTacagaaaaagaaattagtgaAGTTAACTTTTATCAATGGCAAAAATCAAATTACCAATGTACTTTAGTACCAGCAACTCTACCTTTAGATGAATTTATTGAAATGGTTTATGAACAGTTAGATAGTTTACGAGTGCatcattttatatcaaaaagtcAAGCCACCTACTACCAACatttgaaaactaatttaaaagaaaatcaagcTTTGGTTCTTCTTGACTTTGcagaaaactatagttttctaATACAGGATGCAGTGCAAGGTTTTCACTGGAATAACAGCCAAGCAACTGTGCACCCCTTTGTTGcgtattttataaaagatggAAAACTTGATAGTCAAAGTTATTGTGTTATATCAGATCATCTGAAACATGGAACAGATGCTGTTCATTGCTTTATCGGTAATGTTATTGATAAACTTAAACAATTACAAACATTTGAACACATTATCTATTTTAGTGATGGAGCTgcattacaatataaaaattacaaaaatcttaTCAACTTATGCTACCATAAACACGATTTTGACATGACTGCAGAGTGGCACTTTTTTGCAACATCGCATGGTAAAAGCCCTTGTGATGGTGTTGGTGGAACAGTGAAACGTCTAGTTGCACGAGCCAGTCTACAATCACTAAACGATCCTATTGACACACCAAGCAAAATGTACAGCTGGTGTGTTCAACACGTCAAaggaatatcttttttttttgttgacaaagtTTCAATAGAAATACATACTGCAAACTTCAATTTGGAAGAGAGATATCGTTCTTGTTCGACAATACCTGGGACACGAAACCACCACAGTTTTATCCCAATGTCACTTAcctcaataaaaataagaagagTCTCATTTGATATTATTTGCACTAATGTGGATTTTTCTACTTgcagaatttatattaataaaatttccagttACTCACCAGGAGAATATGTGGCCTGCGTTTACGATGCTCAATGGTATTTAGGAAATATTCTTAGTATTTCAGAAGAGCATCAAGATCTTAATATGAAATTCATGAAAAAGTCTTTATGTAACAAGTTTACGTGGCCATGCAGAGATGATCTTTGTTGGGTACCTCTAATGCATATTTTACGCAAAGTGCAATCTCTTAAAGTCCAGTCAAACAGTGGAAGATTTTATAGTATTGacttaaaagaaatcaatgagattattttattatttgagaaatttaactttttgtaa